From the Nerophis ophidion isolate RoL-2023_Sa linkage group LG18, RoL_Noph_v1.0, whole genome shotgun sequence genome, one window contains:
- the LOC133536955 gene encoding estrogen-related receptor gamma-like, with translation MDVEDLDYHSVSTERSFLDAPSPSSSSSSTPPTQLGSPTGSSSSAGSGVATPSVASSCFSVPDHFSCEVEALFRGHFLPPVAPERLCLVCGDMASGFHYGVASCEACKAFFKRTVQGNMEYSCPVSKECEINKRRRKACQACRFHKCLQAGMMREGVRMDRVRGGRQKYKRRAEAGITSYSRTPHAACSSRSRNKVISHLLLTEPAPLAANQDESTNDGTLLTLCDLLNRQLLVLIGWAKQIPGFSALSLVDQMSLLQSGWMEALLVGVAWRSQGAAGKELVFAKNLRLDESQCRLTGLSELYHAVRHLTSRYRLMELSLEEVVTLKAMALANADVDPVDCPDSLQRFQDGLHEALQDYEASCGGRHRAGRLLMSLPLLRETAERAVEVLLRTRRRVPLHRLLLEMLDANLAKV, from the exons ATGGATGTGGAGGATCTGGACTATCACTCGGTCAGCACAGAGCG GAGCTTCCTGGACGCCCCTTCCCCCTCCTCATCCTCGTCTTCAACCCCCCCCACGCAGCTGGGCTCCCCGACAGGGTCAAGTTCAAGCGCAGGAAGTGGCGTCGCCACGCCGTCTGTCGCTTCCTCCTGTTTCTCTGTGCCCGATCACTTTTCCTGCGAG GTGGAGGCGCTCTTCAGAGGTCACTTCCTGCCGCCGGTGGCGCCCGAGCGGCTGTGCCTGGTCTGTGGCGACATGGCGTCGGGATTCCACTATGGCGTGGCGTCCTGCGAGGCCTGCAAGGCCTTCTTCAAGCGCACCGTCCAAG GCAACATGGAGTACAGCTGCCCTGTGAGCAAGGAGTGTGAGATCAACAAGCGGAGGAGGAAGGCGTGTCAGGCTTGTCGCTTCCACAAGTGTCTGCAGGCCGGGATGATGAGGGAAG GCGTTCGCATGGATCGAGTGAGAGGAGGACGACAGAAGTACAAAAGACGAGCTGAGGCAGGAATAACTTCCTATTCCAGAACGCCGCACGCCGCCTGCAGCAGCCGCAGCC GAAACAAGGTCATTTCCCATTTGCTGCTGACAGAGCCCGCCCCTCTGGCTGCCAATCAGGATGAATCGACCAATGACGGCACCCTGCTGACCCTCTGCGACCTCCTCAACCGCCAGCTGCTGGTTCTGATTGGCTGGGCCAAGCAGATCCCAG GCTTCTCCGCGCTCTCATTGGTGGACCAGATGTCACTGCTGCAGAGCGGCTGGATGGAGGCGCTgctggtgggcgtggcctggcgCTCGCAGGGCGCGGCGGGGAAGGAGCTGGTGTTCGCCAAGAACCTTCGCCTGGACGAGAGTCAGTGTCGCCTCACCGGCCTCAGTGAGCTCTACCACGCCGTACGTCACCTGACCTCACGTTACCGTCTCATGGAGCTCAGCCTCGAGGAGGTGGTCACCCTCAAGGCCATGGCCCTCGCCAACGCAG ACGTGGACCCGGTGGACTGTCCCGACTCGCTGCAGCGCTTCCAGGACGGTCTGCACGAGGCCCTGCAGGACTACGAGGCGTCCTGCGGGGGGCGCCACCGAGCGGGCCGCCTGCTGATGAGCCTCCCGCTGCTGCGTGAGACGGCCGAGCGGGCCGTGGAGGTTCTGCTGAGGACGCGCCGTCGCGTTCCTCTCCACAGACTGCTGCTGGAGATGCTGGACGCCAACTTGGCCAAGGTCTAA